In the Apteryx mantelli isolate bAptMan1 chromosome 1, bAptMan1.hap1, whole genome shotgun sequence genome, one interval contains:
- the SMIM45 gene encoding small integral membrane protein 45, which yields MRAASSHCPAPAEGGQCCSEIGTWVTRDFWQGRPATPAMPHFLDWFVPVYLMISILILVGFGACIYYFEPGLQEAHKWRTQRPIMERDLRKTLMIRDNLAFGVPEV from the exons ATGAGAGCAGCCTCATCCCACTGCCCCGCTCCCGCAGAAGGAG GGCAGTGCTGTTCTGAAATAGGAACGTGGGTCACGAGGGATTTTTGGCAAGGCAGACCAGCCACTCCAG CCATGCCCCACTTCCTGGATTGGTTCGTACCTGTGTATCTGATGATCTCCATTCTCATCCTGGTGGGATTTGGAGCATGCATTTACTACTTCGAGCCAGGACTCCAGGAAGCCCATAAGTGGCGAACGCAGAGGCCGATCATGGAACGGGACCTGCGGAAGACGTTGATGATTCGGGACAACCTTGCTTTTGGGGTGCCTGAGGTCTAA
- the SEPTIN3 gene encoding neuronal-specific septin-3 isoform X2 has protein sequence MFKGPVESKNEAAMSELVPEPRQKPAVPMKPMGINANLLGYIGIDTIIEQMRKKTMKTGFDFNIMVVGQSGLGKSTLVNTLFKSQVSRKSSGWNREEKIPKTVEIKAIGHVIEEGGVKMKLTVIDTPGFGDQINNENCWEPIEKYINEQYEKFLKEEVNIARKKRIPDTRVHCCLYFISPTGHSLRPLDLEFMKHLSKVVNIIPVIAKADTMTLEEKTEFKQRVRKELEVNGIEFYPQKEFDEDLEDKTENDKIRESMPFAVVGSDKEYQVNGKRVLGRKTPWGIIEVENLTHCEFALLRDFVIRTHLQDLKEVTHNIHYETYRAKRLNDNGGLPPMTVETEENHESNL, from the exons ATGTTCAAAG GGCCAGTGGAGAGCAAAAACGAGGCAGCCATGTCTGAACTGGTCCCAGAGCCGCGGCAAAAACCAGCTGTGCCAATGAAACCGATGGGCATTAATGCCAACTTGCTGGGTTACATTGGAATTGACACCATCATTGAGCAGATGCGCAAGAAGACCATGAAGACAGGTTTCGACTTCAACATCATGGTTGTAG GTCAGAGCGGGCTGGGGAAGTCGACGCTGGTGAACACCCTCTTCAAATCCCAGGTGAGCCGCAAATCTTCAGGCTGGAACCGCGAGGAGAAGATCCCCAAGACGGTGGAGATTAAAGCCATTGGGCATG TCATTGAAGAAGGTGGTGTCAAGATGAAGCTGACAGTGATTGACACCCCAGGATTTGGGGACCAGATCAACAACGAGAACTG CTGGGAACCTATTGAGAAATACATCAATGAGCAATATGAAAAATTTTTGAAAGAGGAGGTGAATATTGCAAGGAAGAAACGAATTCCAGACACGCGAGTGCACTGCTGCCTCTACTTCATCTCCCCCACAGGCCACTC CCTGCGGCCTTTGGACCTGGAGTTCATGAAACATCTCAGCAAGGTAGTGAACATCATCCCTGTTATTGCCAAGGCTGACACCATGACCTTGGAGGAGAAGACTGAATTCAAACAAAGA GTGCGCAAAGAGCTAGAAGTAAATGGGATCGAGTTTTACCCCCAGAAAGAATTTGATGAGGACCTGGAGGATAAAACAGAGAACGACAAAATCAGG GAAAGCATGCCATTCGCAGTAGTGGGCAGCGACAAGGAGTACCAAGTGAACGGCAAAAGAGTCCTGGGCAGAAAAACACCTTGGGGAATCATTGAAG tggaaAACCTCACTCACTGCGAATTTGCCCTACTTCGAGACTTTGTCATCAG GACCCACCTTCAAGATCTAAAAGAAGTGACCCACAACATCCACTATGAGACCTACAGGGCCAAGCGGCTGAATGACAACGGAGGGCTGCCCCCCATGACCGTCGAGACAGAGGAAAACCATGAAAGTAACCTGTGA
- the SEPTIN3 gene encoding neuronal-specific septin-3 isoform X1 — MFKGPVESKNEAAMSELVPEPRQKPAVPMKPMGINANLLGYIGIDTIIEQMRKKTMKTGFDFNIMVVGQSGLGKSTLVNTLFKSQVSRKSSGWNREEKIPKTVEIKAIGHVIEEGGVKMKLTVIDTPGFGDQINNENCWEPIEKYINEQYEKFLKEEVNIARKKRIPDTRVHCCLYFISPTGHSLRPLDLEFMKHLSKVVNIIPVIAKADTMTLEEKTEFKQRVRKELEVNGIEFYPQKEFDEDLEDKTENDKIRQESMPFAVVGSDKEYQVNGKRVLGRKTPWGIIEVENLTHCEFALLRDFVIRTHLQDLKEVTHNIHYETYRAKRLNDNGGLPPMTVETEENHESNL; from the exons ATGTTCAAAG GGCCAGTGGAGAGCAAAAACGAGGCAGCCATGTCTGAACTGGTCCCAGAGCCGCGGCAAAAACCAGCTGTGCCAATGAAACCGATGGGCATTAATGCCAACTTGCTGGGTTACATTGGAATTGACACCATCATTGAGCAGATGCGCAAGAAGACCATGAAGACAGGTTTCGACTTCAACATCATGGTTGTAG GTCAGAGCGGGCTGGGGAAGTCGACGCTGGTGAACACCCTCTTCAAATCCCAGGTGAGCCGCAAATCTTCAGGCTGGAACCGCGAGGAGAAGATCCCCAAGACGGTGGAGATTAAAGCCATTGGGCATG TCATTGAAGAAGGTGGTGTCAAGATGAAGCTGACAGTGATTGACACCCCAGGATTTGGGGACCAGATCAACAACGAGAACTG CTGGGAACCTATTGAGAAATACATCAATGAGCAATATGAAAAATTTTTGAAAGAGGAGGTGAATATTGCAAGGAAGAAACGAATTCCAGACACGCGAGTGCACTGCTGCCTCTACTTCATCTCCCCCACAGGCCACTC CCTGCGGCCTTTGGACCTGGAGTTCATGAAACATCTCAGCAAGGTAGTGAACATCATCCCTGTTATTGCCAAGGCTGACACCATGACCTTGGAGGAGAAGACTGAATTCAAACAAAGA GTGCGCAAAGAGCTAGAAGTAAATGGGATCGAGTTTTACCCCCAGAAAGAATTTGATGAGGACCTGGAGGATAAAACAGAGAACGACAAAATCAGG CAGGAAAGCATGCCATTCGCAGTAGTGGGCAGCGACAAGGAGTACCAAGTGAACGGCAAAAGAGTCCTGGGCAGAAAAACACCTTGGGGAATCATTGAAG tggaaAACCTCACTCACTGCGAATTTGCCCTACTTCGAGACTTTGTCATCAG GACCCACCTTCAAGATCTAAAAGAAGTGACCCACAACATCCACTATGAGACCTACAGGGCCAAGCGGCTGAATGACAACGGAGGGCTGCCCCCCATGACCGTCGAGACAGAGGAAAACCATGAAAGTAACCTGTGA